A DNA window from Guyparkeria halophila contains the following coding sequences:
- the scpB gene encoding SMC-Scp complex subunit ScpB, whose translation MTDRLPPGDRAEPPAPSGSEPPEGLVELVEALLLTVDEPLSLEALGAMVGQETAPELLEAALAQVAGRWESHRFIELSTREIGGRRVWHLVATAAVAPYLKAGDPGRVPKLSRAALETLALIAWRQPITRGEIEASRGVAVNPQILKQLAERGWVRSLGVKDSPGRPEMLGTTRNFLNDFGLNSLADLPDFERFAGQDDIDV comes from the coding sequence ATGACCGATAGGCTGCCCCCTGGGGATCGTGCCGAACCGCCCGCGCCGTCGGGCAGCGAGCCGCCGGAAGGCCTGGTCGAACTGGTCGAGGCGTTGCTGCTGACGGTCGACGAGCCCCTGTCGCTGGAGGCGCTGGGTGCCATGGTGGGGCAGGAAACGGCGCCCGAGTTGCTCGAGGCCGCACTCGCGCAGGTGGCCGGGCGCTGGGAATCGCATCGTTTCATCGAGCTGAGCACTCGCGAGATCGGCGGGCGTCGCGTCTGGCACCTGGTCGCCACCGCGGCCGTCGCGCCGTACCTCAAGGCCGGCGATCCGGGGCGGGTGCCGAAGCTCAGCCGTGCGGCACTGGAGACGCTGGCCTTGATCGCCTGGCGCCAACCGATCACCCGCGGCGAGATCGAGGCGTCCCGCGGGGTGGCGGTGAATCCGCAGATCCTCAAGCAACTGGCCGAACGGGGCTGGGTGCGCAGCCTTGGTGTCAAGGACAGCCCGGGCCGGCCCGAGATGCTGGGGACCACGCGCAATTTTCTCAACGATTTCGGTCTGAATTCGCTGGCGGATCTGCCCGATTTCGAGCGGTTTGCCGGCCAGGACGATATCGATGTGTGA
- a CDS encoding bifunctional enoyl-CoA hydratase/phosphate acetyltransferase, whose amino-acid sequence MMSHSPDEIRSLDQLLEQARALPPAPTAVVGADEPHIVEAARHATEAGLIEPVLIGRGARIEALMAEQGVAYPVIDALGPEQTARAAVDAVESGRVGLLMKGAIHSDVFLRPIIRELRRGPRISHVFMAEMASYHKLLFITDAVINIQPDVRAKAEILQNAVNLTWWLGNKRARVAALSAIEMVNPAIPSTLDAACLAKMGERGQIAHAQIDGPLAFDTAISAESARIKGLISPVAGHADILLVPDLVSGNILYKDLEYLAGARFAGIVMGACVPVVLTSRADPEAVRIASLALARVAAHRQAQVDPLPPLESGSCGHPAH is encoded by the coding sequence ATGATGTCGCATTCCCCCGATGAAATCCGCAGTCTCGATCAGCTGCTTGAACAGGCACGCGCGCTGCCGCCAGCGCCGACGGCGGTGGTCGGGGCCGATGAGCCGCATATTGTCGAGGCCGCCCGGCATGCTACCGAGGCCGGCCTGATCGAGCCGGTGCTGATCGGTCGAGGCGCGCGCATCGAGGCTCTGATGGCCGAACAGGGCGTGGCCTACCCCGTCATCGACGCACTCGGGCCGGAACAGACCGCGAGAGCGGCGGTCGATGCCGTCGAGTCTGGCCGGGTGGGTCTGCTGATGAAGGGGGCGATTCACAGCGATGTTTTTCTGCGGCCGATTATCCGCGAACTGCGGCGCGGCCCGCGTATCTCGCACGTCTTCATGGCCGAGATGGCCAGCTACCACAAGCTGCTGTTCATCACGGATGCGGTGATCAATATCCAGCCGGACGTGCGCGCCAAGGCCGAGATCCTCCAGAATGCGGTCAACCTGACTTGGTGGCTGGGCAACAAACGGGCCCGGGTAGCGGCACTGTCGGCCATCGAGATGGTCAATCCGGCCATCCCCTCGACCCTGGATGCCGCCTGTCTGGCCAAGATGGGCGAGCGAGGCCAGATTGCCCATGCGCAGATCGACGGGCCGTTGGCCTTCGACACCGCGATCTCGGCCGAATCGGCGCGGATCAAGGGCCTGATCAGCCCGGTGGCGGGGCACGCCGACATTCTGTTGGTTCCGGATCTGGTCTCAGGCAATATCCTCTACAAGGATCTCGAGTATCTGGCCGGGGCACGTTTTGCCGGCATCGTCATGGGCGCCTGCGTGCCGGTGGTGCTCACCTCGCGGGCCGACCCCGAGGCGGTGCGGATCGCCTCGCTGGCGCTGGCCCGCGTGGCCGCGCATCGCCAGGCGCAGGTCGACCCGTTGCCGCCGTTGGAGTCCGGCAGCTGCGGTCATCCCGCTCATTGA
- the pgm gene encoding phosphoglucomutase (alpha-D-glucose-1,6-bisphosphate-dependent): MPLHELAGQTPPRDFLVDVPRLISAYYQGEPLVEEPSQRISFGTSGHRGSSLTGSFNEAHIAAVTAALVEYRKAEGIGGPILIGFDTHALAWPAFMTCVEVLAAAGVPFRYQHDNAPTPTPVISQAIIAANRQGGQGGRGGARCDGIILTPSHNPPGDGGFKYNPPHGGPADTGATGWIERRANELLANWQAISRQPFDRAIKSGAAQGVDFIRPYVEALDTVVDMQAIARAGVSIGVDPMGGAGLPYWEPIAEHYGLDLTVVNRQVEPDFRFIPLDHDGKIRMDCSSPYAMAGLLKIKDGFDVAFGNDTDADRHGIVSPEGGLINPNHFLSVSIDYLFGHRPDWRGDLKVGKTIVSSSMIDRVAGGLGREVYETPVGIKWFQPGLTDGWLGFGGEESAGATFLARNGEVWNTDKDGLTMGLLAAEILAVTGEDVWARFNRLIDRYGQPFYARRDAALSAEQKERFKALDPNQLAIDRLAGESVTGVRTRAPGNEAPIGGLKVETANGWFAARPSGTEPIYKIYAESFRDPGHLEEIFAQAEQVVGEALNG; this comes from the coding sequence ATGCCATTGCACGAACTAGCCGGCCAGACCCCGCCCCGTGACTTTCTCGTCGACGTGCCGCGTCTGATCAGTGCCTACTACCAGGGCGAACCGCTGGTGGAGGAGCCGTCGCAACGCATTTCCTTCGGCACCTCGGGGCATCGCGGCTCGAGTCTGACCGGCTCGTTCAACGAAGCGCACATTGCCGCCGTGACCGCCGCATTGGTCGAGTATCGCAAGGCCGAGGGCATCGGTGGGCCGATCCTGATCGGTTTCGACACGCATGCGTTGGCCTGGCCGGCGTTCATGACCTGTGTCGAGGTGCTGGCGGCTGCCGGCGTGCCGTTCCGCTATCAGCACGACAATGCGCCCACCCCCACACCGGTGATCTCGCAGGCGATCATCGCCGCCAATCGTCAAGGGGGCCAAGGTGGCCGGGGCGGGGCGCGTTGCGACGGCATCATCCTGACCCCCTCGCACAACCCGCCGGGTGATGGTGGTTTCAAGTACAACCCGCCGCATGGCGGCCCCGCGGACACCGGGGCGACCGGCTGGATCGAGCGTCGTGCCAACGAGTTGCTGGCCAATTGGCAGGCCATCTCTCGCCAGCCGTTCGACCGGGCGATCAAGAGCGGTGCGGCCCAGGGGGTGGATTTCATTCGCCCCTACGTCGAGGCCCTCGATACGGTCGTGGACATGCAGGCGATCGCCCGGGCCGGTGTCTCGATCGGCGTCGACCCGATGGGTGGGGCGGGTCTGCCGTACTGGGAGCCGATTGCCGAGCACTACGGCCTCGACCTGACCGTCGTCAATCGCCAGGTCGAGCCCGATTTTCGTTTCATCCCGCTGGACCACGACGGCAAGATCCGCATGGATTGCTCCTCGCCGTACGCGATGGCGGGTCTGTTGAAGATCAAGGATGGTTTCGACGTGGCGTTCGGCAACGACACCGATGCCGACCGCCACGGCATCGTCAGCCCCGAGGGCGGACTGATCAATCCCAACCATTTCCTCTCGGTCTCGATCGACTACCTGTTTGGCCATCGGCCCGACTGGCGCGGTGATCTCAAGGTGGGCAAGACGATCGTGTCGAGCTCGATGATCGATCGCGTCGCCGGCGGGCTGGGCCGTGAGGTCTACGAGACGCCGGTGGGCATCAAGTGGTTCCAGCCGGGCCTGACGGACGGCTGGCTGGGCTTCGGCGGCGAGGAGTCGGCTGGCGCGACCTTCCTGGCGCGCAACGGCGAGGTCTGGAACACCGACAAGGACGGGTTGACCATGGGGCTGTTGGCCGCCGAGATCCTCGCGGTGACCGGAGAGGACGTCTGGGCGCGCTTCAATCGCTTGATCGACCGCTACGGCCAGCCGTTCTACGCCCGCCGCGATGCCGCGTTGAGCGCCGAGCAGAAGGAGCGCTTCAAGGCACTCGATCCGAATCAACTCGCCATCGACCGGCTGGCCGGCGAGTCGGTCACCGGCGTTCGTACCCGCGCCCCGGGCAACGAGGCGCCGATCGGCGGTCTCAAGGTGGAGACGGCCAATGGCTGGTTTGCCGCTCGCCCGTCGGGCACCGAGCCGATCTACAAGATTTACGCAGAGAGCTTCCGGGATCCCGGTCACCTCGAGGAAATCTTCGCCCAGGCCGAGCAGGTCGTCGGTGAGGCATTAAACGGGTAG
- a CDS encoding segregation and condensation protein A, whose protein sequence is MSSEGHMPASDSRRWVDATPRVSGQPLEQLPLDLYIPADALAIWLEQFEGPLDLLLYLIRKHNIDILEIPVARVTEQYLDYLALMKSMAIELAAEYLLMAAWLAEIKSRMLLPPEPRDDDEEEPLDPRAELVERLLEYERTTRAAGLLDEQPRRGRDWFALSVEPPEHLPAPPVPADLAGLVAAMNGLLREGSVRRAHHVRAEGLSIRQRMTDILDALADRASCDLADVFHPEEGRMGVAVTTVAVLELARTHALDWSQEHPFGPVTLFRLAGTTPEPAVEEEMPR, encoded by the coding sequence ATGTCCTCTGAAGGTCACATGCCGGCCAGCGATTCACGCCGCTGGGTCGATGCCACGCCGCGGGTGTCCGGCCAGCCGCTCGAGCAGTTGCCGCTGGATCTCTACATCCCGGCCGATGCACTGGCCATCTGGTTGGAGCAGTTCGAGGGGCCCCTGGATCTCTTGCTCTACCTGATCCGCAAGCACAACATCGACATCCTCGAGATCCCCGTCGCCCGGGTCACCGAGCAGTACCTCGACTACCTCGCCCTGATGAAATCGATGGCGATCGAGCTGGCGGCCGAGTACCTGCTGATGGCCGCCTGGTTGGCCGAGATCAAGTCGCGCATGCTCCTGCCGCCCGAACCGCGTGATGACGACGAGGAGGAGCCGCTCGACCCGCGTGCCGAACTGGTCGAGCGCCTGCTCGAGTACGAGCGCACCACTCGAGCCGCGGGGCTGCTCGACGAGCAGCCGCGGCGAGGGCGCGACTGGTTCGCGCTCTCCGTCGAGCCACCCGAGCACCTGCCGGCCCCGCCGGTGCCGGCGGATCTTGCCGGGTTGGTCGCGGCGATGAACGGGCTGCTGCGCGAGGGCAGCGTGCGTCGTGCCCACCACGTGCGTGCCGAGGGGCTGAGCATCCGCCAGCGGATGACCGACATCCTCGATGCGCTGGCGGATCGGGCGAGCTGCGATCTGGCCGACGTGTTTCACCCCGAGGAGGGGCGCATGGGGGTCGCGGTGACCACCGTGGCCGTGCTGGAGCTCGCGCGCACCCACGCGCTCGACTGGTCGCAGGAACACCCCTTCGGGCCCGTGACCTTGTTTCGCCTGGCCGGGACAACCCCCGAGCCGGCCGTTGAAGAGGAGATGCCCCGATGA